Proteins found in one Larimichthys crocea isolate SSNF chromosome I, L_crocea_2.0, whole genome shotgun sequence genomic segment:
- the mitfa gene encoding melanocyte inducing transcription factor a isoform X1 yields the protein MKIKSAPPDPAGLSKRLRSSHPLPVVMSQVQLRKQPVFAHHQGQDSREDQERKTKNLLQHTSTLHVPPLRSRPAVSQLPMEVLKVQSHLENPTKYHIQQAQRQQVRQYLSTTLGGKSGSQCSSQPPEHGMPPGPGSSAPNSPMALLTLSSNCEKEMDDVIDDIISLESSYNDDVLGLMDPGLQMNNPLPVSGNLLDVYGNQGLPLPGLGISSSCPPNIKREYTAPGMKQVLDKPGSCGQYESYQRPEGFPVEAEVRALAKERQKKDNHNLIERRRRFNINDRIKELGTLIPKSNDPDMRWNKGTILKASVDYIRRLQREQQRAKELECRQRKLEHANRHLMLRIQELEIQARAHGLTVVSSPSVCTSDLMGRNIKQEPILGDCTSDLYQHNSTPDMSPPTTLDLNNGTITFDQIPADSGDHGPYGNSRTCKMKELVRDNILSPISPSDPLLSSMSPEGANNVRSLHSSCSSMEEKEQGC from the exons ATGAAAATCAAAAG TGCTCCCCCGGACCCGGCCGGCCTCTCCAAGCGCCTCCGGAGTTCCCACCCTCTGCCCGTCGTGATGTCACAGGTCCAACTCAGAAAGCAGCCGGTGTTCGCCCATCACCAGGGCCAAGACAGCAGGGAGGACCAAGAGAGGAAGACCAAGAACCTTCTGCAGCACACCTCCACCCTTCATGTTCCGCCTCTCCGCAGTCGACCTGCTGTGAGCCAGCTGCCCATGGAAGTCCTCAAG GTGCAGTCCCACCTGGAGAATCCCACCAAGTACCACATCCAGCAGGCCCAGAGGCAGCAGGTGAGGCAGTATCTCTCCACCACCCTGGGTGGTAAAAGCGGCAGCCAGTGCTCCAGTCAGCCCCCCGAGCACGGCATGCCGCCTGGGCCTGGCAGCAGCGCCCCCAACAGTCCCATGGCCCTACTCACCCTCAGTTCCAACTGTGAGAAAGAG ATGGATGATGTCATTGATGACATTATAAGTTTGGAGTCAAGTTACAATGACGATGTTCTTGGACTTATGGACCCTGGACTCCAAATGAACAACCCG CTCCCTGTGTCTGGCAACCTTCTCGATGTGTACGGCAACCAAGGACTTCCACTCCCCGGCCTCGGTATCAGCAGCTCCTGTCCACCAAACATTAAGAGAGAATacacag CTCCTGGCATGAAGCAAGTACTGGACAAGCCTGGATCCTGTGGCCAGTATGAAAGCTATCAAAGGCCAGAGGGCTTTCCAGTAG AGGCTGAAGTCCGTGCTCTCgctaaagagagacagaagaaagacaACCACAACTTAA tTGAACGAAGACGGAGATTCAACATCAACGATCGCATCAAGGAGCTGGGAACTTTAATACCCAAGTCAAATGATCc AGACATGCGCTGGAATAAGGGAACCATTCTGAAAGCCTCGGTGGACTACATCAGGAGGCTACAGCGGGAGCAGCAGAGAGCCAAGGAGCTTGAGTGCAGACAAAGAAAGCTAGAGCACGCAAACCGCCATCTGATGCTTCGTATACAG GAGTTGGAGATCCAGGCCCGTGCTCATGGTCTGACAGTGGTgtcctctccatctgtctgcacATCGGATTTGATGGGCCGAAACATTAAACAGGAGCCCATCCTTGGCGACTGCACCTCAGATCTCTACCAGCATAACTCGACTCCTGACATGTCCCCTCCGACCACATTGGACCTCAACAATGGCACCATCACCTTTGACCAGATTCCTGCAGATTCTGGGGACCATGGCCCCTATGGAAACTCCAGGACCTGTAAAATGAAGGAATTGGTAAGAGATAACATCCTTTCACCAATTTCCCCAAGTGATCCCCTGCTGTCCTCGATGTCCCCAGAAGGCGCCAACAATGTCAGGAGCCTCCACAGTTCCTGCTCTAgtatggaggagaaggagcaagGCTGTTAG
- the mitfa gene encoding melanocyte inducing transcription factor a isoform X2: protein MLEMLEYSHYQVQSHLENPTKYHIQQAQRQQVRQYLSTTLGGKSGSQCSSQPPEHGMPPGPGSSAPNSPMALLTLSSNCEKEMDDVIDDIISLESSYNDDVLGLMDPGLQMNNPLPVSGNLLDVYGNQGLPLPGLGISSSCPPNIKREYTAPGMKQVLDKPGSCGQYESYQRPEGFPVEAEVRALAKERQKKDNHNLIERRRRFNINDRIKELGTLIPKSNDPDMRWNKGTILKASVDYIRRLQREQQRAKELECRQRKLEHANRHLMLRIQELEIQARAHGLTVVSSPSVCTSDLMGRNIKQEPILGDCTSDLYQHNSTPDMSPPTTLDLNNGTITFDQIPADSGDHGPYGNSRTCKMKELVRDNILSPISPSDPLLSSMSPEGANNVRSLHSSCSSMEEKEQGC, encoded by the exons ATGTTGGAGATGCTTGAATACAGCCACTATCAG GTGCAGTCCCACCTGGAGAATCCCACCAAGTACCACATCCAGCAGGCCCAGAGGCAGCAGGTGAGGCAGTATCTCTCCACCACCCTGGGTGGTAAAAGCGGCAGCCAGTGCTCCAGTCAGCCCCCCGAGCACGGCATGCCGCCTGGGCCTGGCAGCAGCGCCCCCAACAGTCCCATGGCCCTACTCACCCTCAGTTCCAACTGTGAGAAAGAG ATGGATGATGTCATTGATGACATTATAAGTTTGGAGTCAAGTTACAATGACGATGTTCTTGGACTTATGGACCCTGGACTCCAAATGAACAACCCG CTCCCTGTGTCTGGCAACCTTCTCGATGTGTACGGCAACCAAGGACTTCCACTCCCCGGCCTCGGTATCAGCAGCTCCTGTCCACCAAACATTAAGAGAGAATacacag CTCCTGGCATGAAGCAAGTACTGGACAAGCCTGGATCCTGTGGCCAGTATGAAAGCTATCAAAGGCCAGAGGGCTTTCCAGTAG AGGCTGAAGTCCGTGCTCTCgctaaagagagacagaagaaagacaACCACAACTTAA tTGAACGAAGACGGAGATTCAACATCAACGATCGCATCAAGGAGCTGGGAACTTTAATACCCAAGTCAAATGATCc AGACATGCGCTGGAATAAGGGAACCATTCTGAAAGCCTCGGTGGACTACATCAGGAGGCTACAGCGGGAGCAGCAGAGAGCCAAGGAGCTTGAGTGCAGACAAAGAAAGCTAGAGCACGCAAACCGCCATCTGATGCTTCGTATACAG GAGTTGGAGATCCAGGCCCGTGCTCATGGTCTGACAGTGGTgtcctctccatctgtctgcacATCGGATTTGATGGGCCGAAACATTAAACAGGAGCCCATCCTTGGCGACTGCACCTCAGATCTCTACCAGCATAACTCGACTCCTGACATGTCCCCTCCGACCACATTGGACCTCAACAATGGCACCATCACCTTTGACCAGATTCCTGCAGATTCTGGGGACCATGGCCCCTATGGAAACTCCAGGACCTGTAAAATGAAGGAATTGGTAAGAGATAACATCCTTTCACCAATTTCCCCAAGTGATCCCCTGCTGTCCTCGATGTCCCCAGAAGGCGCCAACAATGTCAGGAGCCTCCACAGTTCCTGCTCTAgtatggaggagaaggagcaagGCTGTTAG
- the mitfa gene encoding melanocyte inducing transcription factor a isoform X3 yields the protein MLEMLEYSHYQVQSHLENPTKYHIQQAQRQQVRQYLSTTLGGKSGSQCSSQPPEHGMPPGPGSSAPNSPMALLTLSSNCEKEMDDVIDDIISLESSYNDDVLGLMDPGLQMNNPLPVSGNLLDVYGNQGLPLPGLGISSSCPPNIKREYTEAEVRALAKERQKKDNHNLIERRRRFNINDRIKELGTLIPKSNDPDMRWNKGTILKASVDYIRRLQREQQRAKELECRQRKLEHANRHLMLRIQELEIQARAHGLTVVSSPSVCTSDLMGRNIKQEPILGDCTSDLYQHNSTPDMSPPTTLDLNNGTITFDQIPADSGDHGPYGNSRTCKMKELVRDNILSPISPSDPLLSSMSPEGANNVRSLHSSCSSMEEKEQGC from the exons ATGTTGGAGATGCTTGAATACAGCCACTATCAG GTGCAGTCCCACCTGGAGAATCCCACCAAGTACCACATCCAGCAGGCCCAGAGGCAGCAGGTGAGGCAGTATCTCTCCACCACCCTGGGTGGTAAAAGCGGCAGCCAGTGCTCCAGTCAGCCCCCCGAGCACGGCATGCCGCCTGGGCCTGGCAGCAGCGCCCCCAACAGTCCCATGGCCCTACTCACCCTCAGTTCCAACTGTGAGAAAGAG ATGGATGATGTCATTGATGACATTATAAGTTTGGAGTCAAGTTACAATGACGATGTTCTTGGACTTATGGACCCTGGACTCCAAATGAACAACCCG CTCCCTGTGTCTGGCAACCTTCTCGATGTGTACGGCAACCAAGGACTTCCACTCCCCGGCCTCGGTATCAGCAGCTCCTGTCCACCAAACATTAAGAGAGAATacacag AGGCTGAAGTCCGTGCTCTCgctaaagagagacagaagaaagacaACCACAACTTAA tTGAACGAAGACGGAGATTCAACATCAACGATCGCATCAAGGAGCTGGGAACTTTAATACCCAAGTCAAATGATCc AGACATGCGCTGGAATAAGGGAACCATTCTGAAAGCCTCGGTGGACTACATCAGGAGGCTACAGCGGGAGCAGCAGAGAGCCAAGGAGCTTGAGTGCAGACAAAGAAAGCTAGAGCACGCAAACCGCCATCTGATGCTTCGTATACAG GAGTTGGAGATCCAGGCCCGTGCTCATGGTCTGACAGTGGTgtcctctccatctgtctgcacATCGGATTTGATGGGCCGAAACATTAAACAGGAGCCCATCCTTGGCGACTGCACCTCAGATCTCTACCAGCATAACTCGACTCCTGACATGTCCCCTCCGACCACATTGGACCTCAACAATGGCACCATCACCTTTGACCAGATTCCTGCAGATTCTGGGGACCATGGCCCCTATGGAAACTCCAGGACCTGTAAAATGAAGGAATTGGTAAGAGATAACATCCTTTCACCAATTTCCCCAAGTGATCCCCTGCTGTCCTCGATGTCCCCAGAAGGCGCCAACAATGTCAGGAGCCTCCACAGTTCCTGCTCTAgtatggaggagaaggagcaagGCTGTTAG
- the eevs gene encoding uncharacterized protein eevs → MGKVNQEDSDSKDKKTEYSLVRVKGTWKRQLKKVKKDTCDCVPAAKIYDSITEKGITWTVVSPVVFTYKVTETQDLLDPVNDTLLLGHITDQQQLEDFKKSNKPIKRFVVVDQEVYKIYGPKITEYLEANNILYKLLALPTTEENKSMEMVLKILEEVNNFCLDRRTEPIIAIGGGVCLDIVGLAASLYRRCTPYIRVPTTLLSYVDASVGAKTGVNFANCKNKLGAYIPPTAAFLDLSFIQTLPRRHISNGLAEMLKMALMKHRGLFELLEKHGRMLLDTKFQADNSVYGCNRLQAASQTTRIAITTMLEELAPNLWEDDLNRLVDFGHLISPALEMKVLPSLLHGEAVNIDMVYMVYVSKESGLLTEEEKQRIISCMVGLELPVWHEECTMELIQRSLQDRLKHSGGLVRMPLPVGLGQADIFNNTSCEILHRAYEQWCNELSISTDGHCDP, encoded by the exons ATGGGAAAGGTTAATCAGGAGGACAGTGATAGCAAAGATAAGAAAACTGAGTATAGCTTAGTGCGGGTTAAAGGTACATGGAAGCGACAACTGAAGAAGGTTAAAAAGGACACATGTGACTGTGTACCTGCTGCAAAGAT CTATGACAGCATCACAGAAAAGGGCATCACGTGGACAGTGGTCAGCCCCGTCGTCTTTACTTACAAGGTAACTGAGACTCAGGACTTGCTGGACCCAGTCAACGACACACTCCTACTGGGCCACATCacagaccagcagcagctggaggattttaaaaaatcaaacaaaccaaTCAAACGCTTTGTGGTCGTCGACCAAGAGGTATACAAAATCTATGGTCCCAAGATAACTGAATATCTGGAGGCCAACAATATCCTGTACAAGCTCTTGGCTCTACCCACAACTGAGGAGAACAAATCCATGGAAATGGTCTTGAAGATCCTCGAAGAGGTCAACAACTTCTGCCTCGACCGCCGTACAGAGCCCATCATTGCCATTGGTGGAGGGGTGTGCCTGGACATAGTGGGCCTGGCTGCCTCACTCTACAGAAGATGCACCCCTTACATCAGGGTCCCGACCACACTGCTCTCCTATGTCGATGCCAGCGTGGGCGCAAAGACGGGGGTTAACTTTGCAAACTGCAAGAACAAGCTGGGTGCCTACATTCCACCTACCGCTGCCTTCCTCGACCTGTCCTTTATACAAACCCTTCCTCGACGACACATCTCCAACGGGCTGGCAGAGATGTTAAAG atgGCCTTAATGAAACACAGAGGCCTCTTTGAGCTTCTAGAGAAACATGGCCGCATGCTGTTGGACACTAAATTCCAGGCTGACAACAGTGTGTACGGGTGCAACCGCTTACAGGCTGCATCACAAACAACTCGTATAGCCATCACGACCATGCTGGAGGAGCTTGCCCCAAACCTTTGGGAGGATGATTTAAATAGACTTGTGGACTTTGGCCACCTCATCAGCCCAGCATTAGAGATG AAAGTTCTACCATCTCTGCTGCATGGCGAGGCGGTAAACATTGATATGGTTTACATGGTTTACGTGTCCAAAGAGAGCGGTCtgttgacagaagaagaaaagcaaaggaTCATCAGCTGCATGGTGGGCCTGGAGCTGCCTGTCTGGCATGAGGAGTGTACCATGGAGCTCATACAGAGGTCTCTGCAGGACAGACTGAAGCATTCTGGGGGCCTGGTCAGAATGCCTCTGCCTGTTGGTCTCGGGCAAGCCG ACATTTTTAATAACACGTCCTGTGAGATTCTGCATCGAGCTTACGAACAATGGTGCAATGAGCTGAGCATCTCCACTGACGGCCACTGTGACCCTTAA